A genomic region of Blattabacterium cuenoti contains the following coding sequences:
- a CDS encoding amidohydrolase family protein yields the protein MNPKKIFVEKVKQKGGWVNAHAHLDRAYTLTKKNFKYSYSPLKKKWYLVDEMKRLATEEDIYIRMEKALEYFLMQGTQALCSFIDVDEIIEDRALKAAKKLKNNYGNSIHICFANQVLKGVLNKQSKYWFDQSIEFVDIIGGLPATDYGKEDEHIDILLQIAKKKGKIVHVHVDQFNTSEEKETEKLAKKTIEHGMQGKVVAIHSISLAAHARNYRFKIYKLMKQADLMVISCPIAWIDHTRSERLTPSHNSITPVDEMVPEGIIVGFGTDNICDIYKPFSDGNLWIELRVMLEACHYYDIDNLVKIATINGLKVLGLKEK from the coding sequence ATGAATCCTAAAAAAATTTTTGTAGAAAAAGTGAAACAAAAAGGTGGATGGGTTAATGCTCATGCTCATTTAGATAGAGCTTATACTCTCACAAAAAAAAATTTCAAATATTCTTATTCCCCCCTTAAAAAAAAATGGTATCTGGTTGATGAAATGAAACGTTTAGCTACAGAAGAGGATATTTATATTCGTATGGAAAAAGCTTTAGAATATTTTTTAATGCAAGGGACACAAGCTTTATGTTCTTTTATTGATGTAGATGAAATTATTGAAGATCGTGCCTTGAAAGCTGCTAAAAAATTGAAAAATAATTATGGAAATTCTATTCATATTTGTTTTGCTAATCAAGTTCTGAAAGGGGTATTGAATAAACAGTCAAAATATTGGTTCGATCAATCAATAGAATTTGTGGATATTATTGGTGGATTACCCGCTACAGATTATGGAAAAGAAGATGAACATATAGATATTTTATTACAAATAGCTAAAAAAAAAGGAAAAATTGTGCATGTACATGTAGATCAATTTAATACTAGTGAGGAAAAAGAAACTGAAAAATTAGCAAAAAAAACGATTGAACATGGAATGCAAGGAAAAGTAGTAGCTATACATAGTATTTCTTTAGCCGCACATGCTAGAAATTATCGTTTTAAAATATACAAATTGATGAAACAAGCGGATTTAATGGTAATATCTTGTCCCATTGCTTGGATTGATCATACCAGAAGTGAGCGTTTAACTCCTAGCCATAATTCTATCACTCCAGTGGATGAGATGGTTCCTGAAGGAATTATAGTGGGGTTTGGGACAGATAACATTTGTGACATATATAAACCTTTTTCTGATGGAAATTTATGGATAGAATTACGAGTTATGTTGGAAGCTTGTCATTATTATGATAT
- the rsmG gene encoding 16S rRNA (guanine(527)-N(7))-methyltransferase RsmG: MELIKKYFPNLLDQQIYRLSFLKNLYAYWNTYVNLVSRKTFHDFYLQHVLSCLGIAKVFYFYPGSCVMDLGTGGGFPGIPLSIIFPNTKFILVDSTRKKIKIIEQIIYHLHLKNVNPIWIRADKLEKKFDFVVTRAVNKIDIIHNWIKDKFKYKSNSRIKNGALYLKGGDLYDELKKFPHAIEYPLNHYFEEPFFRTKKVIWISNI; this comes from the coding sequence ATGGAATTAATTAAAAAATATTTTCCAAATCTATTAGATCAACAAATTTATAGATTATCTTTTTTAAAAAATTTATATGCATATTGGAATACATATGTCAATTTAGTTTCTAGAAAAACATTTCACGATTTTTATCTACAACACGTCCTTTCTTGTTTAGGAATAGCTAAAGTATTTTATTTTTATCCTGGATCATGTGTTATGGATTTAGGAACAGGAGGAGGATTCCCTGGAATTCCTTTATCCATAATTTTTCCTAATACCAAATTTATCTTAGTAGATTCTACGAGAAAAAAAATTAAAATTATAGAACAAATCATATATCATCTTCATTTAAAAAATGTAAATCCTATTTGGATACGTGCAGATAAATTAGAGAAAAAATTTGATTTTGTGGTTACTAGAGCTGTAAATAAAATAGATATCATCCATAATTGGATAAAAGATAAATTTAAATACAAATCTAATTCTAGAATTAAAAATGGAGCTTTATATCTAAAAGGAGGAGATCTTTATGATGAATTAAAAAAATTTCCTCATGCAATAGAATATCCTTTAAATCATTATTTTGAAGAACCATTTTTTAGAACTAAAAAAGTAATTTGGATTTCCAACATTTAA
- a CDS encoding pyridoxal phosphate-dependent aminotransferase: MKNRLSNRLQNISYSQTIAMSAKARELKNKGYDVINLSLGEPDFFPPNFVLSAAKKAIDEGYHYYTPVSGYLELKKVICEKFYRDNCLKYTPSQIVVSTGAKQAIMNVLFSLLNKDDEVIIPAPYWVSYLQMVNICESYPVIIPTMMKNNFKISPEQLEKAITSKTKLFIFSSPCNPTGSVYSYEELKNLVDIFKKYPEIMILSDEIYEHICYSEKHTSIAVFPDIYHQVITVNGLSKAFSMTGWRIGYIGAPEWIAQSCDKIQGQMTSCPNSIAQIAAITALEAHPNKIEYMIKEFEKRRNLVLDIIKEINGFQFYQPNGAFYIFPKISYFFGQKLHKKMIQNSDEFSEFLLEKTQVATVSGSAFGDNECLRISYASSEDKIIEAFTRIKKVLN, from the coding sequence ATGAAAAATAGATTATCCAATCGTTTACAGAATATCTCTTATTCACAAACTATAGCTATGTCAGCTAAAGCTAGAGAATTAAAAAATAAAGGTTATGACGTTATAAATTTGAGTTTAGGAGAACCCGATTTTTTCCCTCCTAATTTTGTTTTATCCGCTGCAAAAAAAGCTATAGATGAAGGGTATCATTATTATACTCCCGTATCCGGATATTTAGAACTTAAAAAAGTCATATGTGAAAAATTCTACCGTGATAATTGTTTAAAATACACTCCTTCTCAAATTGTAGTTTCTACCGGAGCAAAACAAGCTATAATGAATGTTCTATTCTCTTTGTTGAATAAAGACGATGAAGTTATTATTCCTGCTCCTTATTGGGTTAGTTATTTACAAATGGTAAATATTTGTGAATCTTATCCTGTTATCATTCCAACAATGATGAAGAATAATTTTAAGATTTCTCCAGAACAACTAGAAAAAGCAATTACATCGAAAACAAAATTATTTATTTTTAGTTCTCCTTGTAATCCTACCGGAAGTGTTTATTCTTATGAAGAACTAAAAAATTTAGTGGATATTTTTAAAAAATATCCAGAAATCATGATCCTTTCTGATGAAATTTATGAACATATTTGTTACTCAGAAAAACATACTAGTATTGCTGTATTTCCTGATATCTATCATCAAGTTATCACAGTGAATGGATTATCTAAAGCTTTTTCAATGACAGGTTGGAGAATTGGATATATTGGAGCTCCAGAATGGATTGCTCAATCTTGTGATAAAATACAAGGTCAGATGACTTCTTGTCCGAATTCTATTGCACAGATAGCTGCTATTACGGCATTAGAAGCTCATCCCAATAAAATAGAATATATGATTAAAGAGTTTGAAAAAAGAAGAAATTTAGTTTTAGATATAATAAAAGAAATTAATGGATTTCAATTTTATCAACCGAATGGAGCTTTTTATATTTTTCCAAAAATTTCATATTTTTTTGGACAAAAATTACATAAAAAAATGATTCAAAATTCAGATGAATTTTCTGAATTTTTACTTGAAAAAACTCAAGTAGCTACCGTGAGTGGGAGTGCTTTTGGTGATAATGAATGTTTACGTATTTCTTACGCTTCATCAGAAGATAAAATCATAGAAGCTTTTACAAGAATAAAAAAGGTATTGAATTAA
- a CDS encoding diphosphomevalonate/mevalonate 3,5-bisphosphate decarboxylase family protein, with protein MKTNFFFYKKKYSIDPNGIVICKSYSNIALIKYWGKHNNKIQIPLNSSISFSLGKVYTVTRLIYKEKKKMNLSVRVFFSGKEKTSFLPKILEFFHRISFYCSYLRYFNFIIETYNTFPHSSGIASSASSMSSLALCIMKIEKKLVYSLKEDFFLRKASFLARLGSGSACRSIYPGLVVWGCHQSIKGSNNLYAIPYPYEVHSIFTKIEDTILIIDDKPKKILSTKGHKLMNHNPYARERFKCANKNMNRLISILKIGDFQEFGELIEHEALTLHAMIMTSRPYFLCMKPNTLNVIQTVWDFRKNSKKNVYFTLDAGANVHLLYPIQEKTSILKWIYSDLFSYCKKIIESFCLSN; from the coding sequence TTGAAAACAAATTTTTTTTTCTATAAAAAAAAATATTCTATAGATCCGAATGGAATAGTAATATGCAAAAGTTATTCCAATATTGCTTTAATTAAATATTGGGGAAAACATAATAATAAAATTCAAATACCGTTGAATTCATCTATTAGTTTTTCTTTAGGAAAAGTGTACACGGTTACACGATTAATTTATAAAGAGAAAAAAAAAATGAATTTATCTGTAAGAGTATTTTTTTCAGGAAAAGAAAAAACTAGTTTTCTTCCAAAAATTTTAGAATTTTTTCACAGAATTTCATTTTATTGTTCCTATTTACGGTATTTTAATTTTATTATAGAAACCTATAATACTTTTCCACATAGTAGTGGAATAGCTTCTTCTGCTTCTTCCATGAGTTCTTTAGCATTATGTATCATGAAAATAGAAAAAAAATTAGTATACTCTTTAAAAGAAGATTTTTTTTTAAGAAAAGCTTCTTTTCTAGCAAGATTAGGTTCTGGAAGTGCTTGCAGATCTATTTATCCTGGACTAGTTGTTTGGGGATGTCATCAATCCATAAAAGGAAGTAACAATCTTTATGCTATACCATATCCATATGAAGTACATTCCATTTTTACAAAAATAGAAGATACTATTTTAATCATAGATGATAAACCTAAAAAAATTTTGAGTACAAAAGGACATAAATTGATGAATCATAACCCTTATGCTAGAGAGAGATTTAAATGTGCTAATAAAAATATGAATAGACTTATATCTATATTAAAAATAGGAGATTTTCAAGAATTTGGAGAATTAATAGAACATGAAGCTTTGACTCTTCATGCCATGATCATGACCTCTCGTCCCTATTTTTTATGTATGAAACCAAATACTCTGAACGTTATTCAGACGGTATGGGATTTTAGAAAAAATAGCAAAAAAAATGTTTATTTTACACTAGATGCAGGTGCCAATGTTCATCTTTTATATCCTATTCAAGAAAAAACATCCATACTAAAATGGATATATAGTGATTTATTTTCTTATTGTAAAAAAATTATAGAAAGTTTTTGTTTATCGAATTAA
- a CDS encoding dicarboxylate/amino acid:cation symporter: MSIGMKIKKEKVLLIAFLSVLAYVFIHLSKSLLGLDNFTLCILRYFVISIFILYSFMKKDLTTWILLSIIIGIEMGLDMPKIAVELRFLSQIFLRLIKTIIAPILFSTLVVGIASHSNIKQLGSMGWKSLLYFEVVTTLALFIGLIAINVSQAGVGIVIPLGITEQQLPKVESRTWQDTILHVFPENFIKSIYHGDVLPIVVFSVIFGISMVFLEEKKRSPILLFAESLSEIMFKFTKIIMYFAPIGVGSAIAYTVGHMGLDILYNLFQLLLTLYIALLIFLIVVLLPILFWIKVPLKGFVKALTEPVSLAFATTSSESALPLLMENLEKLGVPKKIIAFVIPTGYSFNLDGTTLYLSLATVFVAQASGIPLSFSQQIFIGLTLILTSKGVAGVPRASLVILLATVASFGLPTWPILAIIGIDELMDMARTTVNVIGNGLASCVIARSEGELDDKKMFDYIKSENDL, translated from the coding sequence ATGAGTATTGGAATGAAAATAAAAAAAGAAAAAGTTTTATTAATAGCTTTTTTAAGTGTTTTAGCATATGTCTTTATTCATTTATCAAAATCCTTATTAGGATTGGATAATTTTACTCTTTGCATATTAAGATATTTCGTGATATCTATTTTCATATTGTATTCTTTTATGAAGAAAGATTTAACTACTTGGATCTTATTATCCATTATAATAGGAATCGAAATGGGATTAGATATGCCAAAAATTGCTGTGGAACTAAGATTTTTATCTCAAATATTTTTGAGATTAATAAAGACTATCATTGCTCCAATATTGTTTTCCACTTTAGTCGTTGGAATAGCAAGTCATTCTAATATTAAACAATTAGGGAGCATGGGATGGAAATCCCTACTATATTTTGAAGTCGTGACAACTTTAGCTTTATTTATTGGTCTGATTGCAATTAATGTATCTCAGGCTGGAGTAGGCATTGTGATCCCTTTAGGAATTACGGAACAACAATTACCGAAAGTAGAAAGTAGGACTTGGCAAGATACAATTCTTCATGTATTTCCGGAAAATTTTATAAAATCCATATATCATGGAGATGTATTACCAATTGTGGTATTTTCTGTTATATTTGGTATATCCATGGTTTTTTTAGAAGAAAAAAAACGTAGTCCTATATTACTGTTTGCAGAGAGTCTTTCAGAAATTATGTTTAAATTTACTAAAATTATCATGTATTTTGCTCCTATAGGAGTGGGATCCGCCATTGCTTATACAGTAGGACACATGGGGTTGGATATTTTATATAATTTATTTCAGCTGTTATTAACTCTTTATATTGCTTTATTAATTTTTTTGATAGTTGTTTTACTTCCTATTCTTTTTTGGATTAAAGTTCCTTTAAAAGGTTTTGTCAAAGCATTAACTGAACCTGTATCACTGGCGTTTGCGACTACGAGTTCCGAATCCGCCTTGCCTTTACTTATGGAAAATTTAGAAAAATTAGGTGTTCCCAAAAAAATTATAGCTTTTGTGATTCCTACAGGTTATAGCTTTAACTTAGATGGAACTACTCTTTATTTATCTTTAGCAACTGTTTTTGTCGCTCAAGCATCTGGTATTCCTTTAAGTTTTAGTCAACAAATATTTATAGGACTAACGTTAATTTTAACGAGTAAAGGAGTTGCTGGAGTTCCTAGAGCATCTTTAGTAATTCTTTTAGCTACTGTGGCATCTTTTGGGTTACCGACTTGGCCTATATTAGCTATTATAGGGATAGATGAATTAATGGATATGGCTAGAACTACCGTAAATGTTATAGGAAATGGATTAGCTAGTTGTGTAATTGCTCGTTCTGAAGGAGAATTGGATGATAAAAAAATGTTTGATTATATCAAAAGTGAAAATGATTTGTAA